In the Coregonus clupeaformis isolate EN_2021a unplaced genomic scaffold, ASM2061545v1 scaf1640, whole genome shotgun sequence genome, one interval contains:
- the LOC121542818 gene encoding RNA polymerase II degradation factor 1-like, which translates to MTEYYEEGGLLYEHSPPMHIKVESPEGPFGGGVSEDGFPREDEDSEGSCDHSSGLPGGLPFNVVVVHPNIMTPGMSSDDLLSMEQHRGMSSALAAGGAGKRKSRFSGAELEVLVSEVTQCEGELFGPAGRLRRRERERIWAGILERVNGVSRVPRTLREVKKRWDDLKRRNGGRLADARHRTCYLPSSRGASMLGRSAQASPRLHQARQKQSTRGKASFTCFTDTEPVGGGEGSERDGFEKEEDSGEREGEVGEAECEGAESSMEEKLGLGLGLGIGPPPNSERWLPPSPLYSAPFLNGTPQPSPQPSLGAQQGPLEAPRGSWLEDELRGVGEAALQLGDRVEQSLREFGEGFRRDMRTLVASQEALATSLQQNNVLLQRLLGVLEAQQQQQQQPPPQQQPHHSQKQQPQQSTQQPQQLQQQQPQPQQPIQQQQQIQIQPQQQQLFLQQPQLAQQQQQIQPLPQQPQQLHPQSPSNQPTSAVAPVPPPPDILDGTTCPEPPTVMNGTVQRPRRGRIVDHRQRRRR; encoded by the exons ATGACTGAGTACTACGAGGAGGGGGGGCTGCTGTATGAGCACTCGCCTCCCATGCACATCAAAGTGGAGTCTCCGGAGGGACCCTTCGGAGGGGGCGTCTCAGAGGACGGCTTTCCCAGGGAAGATGAGGACTCGGAGGGCAGCTGTGACCACAGCAGTGGGCTGCCTGGAGGACTCCCCTTCAACGTGGTGGTGGTGCATCCTAACATCATGACCCCTGGCATGTCCTCAGATGACCTCCTGTCCATGGAACAGC ACAGAGGTATGTCCTCTGCGTTGGCAGCGGGGGGTGCAGGCAAGAGGAAGAGTCGTTTTAGCGGTGCAGAGCTGGAGGTGCTGGTTTCTGAAGTGACGCAGTGTGAGGGAGAGCTTTTTGGTCCTGCTGGGAGGCTCCggcgcagggagagagagaggatctggGCAGGGATCCTGGAGCGGGTCAACGGCGTGTCCAGAGTCCCTCGCACCCTCCGCGAGGTCAAGAAGCGCTGGGACGACCTGAAGAGACGCAATGGAGGCAGGCTGGCAGACGCCAGGCACCGCACTTGTTACCTGCCATCCAGCAGAGGGGCTTCCATGCTGGGACGGTCAGCTCAGGCAAGCCCCAGGCTTCACCAGGCCAGACAGAAGCAAAGCACCAGAGGGAAGGCCAGTTTCACGTGCTTCACTGATACAGAACCAG TGGGTGGAGGTGAAGGGTCGGAGAGGGACGGCTTTGAGAAGGAGGAGGATAGTGGCGAGCGGGAAGGGGAGGTGGGAGAGGCGGAATGCGAGGGGGCAGAGAGCAGCATGGAGGAAAAGCTGGGTTTAGGACTAGGACTGGGAATAGGACCTCCCCCTAACTCAGAACGCTGgctgcctccctctcccctctacaGCGCCCCTTTCCTCAATGGCACCCCTCAGCCAAGTCCCCAGCCCTCACTAGGGGCCCAGCAGGGACCGCTGGAGGCCCCTCGTGGCTCATGGCTGGAGGACGAGCTCCGTGGCGTGGGGGAGGCAGCTCTGCAGCTGGGGGATCGGGTGGAGCAGAGTCTTCGGGAGTTTGGGGAGGGATTCAGACGAGATATGAGAACACTAGTGGCCTCTCAAGAGGCACTGGCAACCAGCTTACAGCAAAACAATGTTCTCCTGCAAAGGCTGCTGGGAGTCCTAGAGgcgcagcaacaacaacaacaacaaccaccaccACAGCAGCAGCCACATCATTCCCAAAAGCAACAGCCACAACAGTCAACGCAGCAACCACAACAGTTACAGCAGCAGCAACCACAGCCTCAACAACCAATTCAGCAGCAGCAACAAATACAGATACAACCACAACAGCAACAACTGTTCCTGCAGCAACCCCAACTGGCACAGCAGCAACAACAGATACAACCGCTACCACAGCAACCGCAGCAGCTACACCCCCAGAGTCCAAGTAATCAACCAACTTCAGCAGTTgcccctgtaccaccacccccaGATATTCTTGATGGTACCACCTGTCCTGAACCACCCACAGTCATGAATGGAACCGTCCAACGGCCAAGGCGGGGGAGAATTGTTGATCATAGACAAAGAAGAAGGCGTTAG